One window from the genome of Nicotiana tomentosiformis chromosome 5, ASM39032v3, whole genome shotgun sequence encodes:
- the LOC138892777 gene encoding uncharacterized protein encodes MAVTIRSERGGDATISNQRRIVDDDVVVHKDEIPRNVVQANEEVKIDIDESAKETQEEVNLSREHVIDIPEPSLSINVPLVEAFEQIFGYAKFMKDLVKKKRSMNCETVKMTYQVSAIVHSMAPKLEDPDAFTIPCTIGSADFAKALCDLGASINLMPYSVLKTLGIRKPRPTSMRL; translated from the exons ATGGCCGTAACAATAAGGAGTGAaagaggtggagatgcaaccatctcaaatcaaagaagaattgtggatgatgatgtagtggttcacaaagatgagattccaagaaatgtggttcaagctaatgaagaagtgaaAATTGACATTGATGAGAGTGCGAAAGAgacccaagaagaagtgaacctgTCTAGAgaacacgtgattgacataccggaaccg agcttatccattaatgtgccattggttgaggcgttcGAACAAATTttcggttatgcaaagttcatgaaagatttggtgaaaaagaaaagatcaatgaattgtgagactgtAAAGATGACatatcaagtgagtgctattgtgcactcaatggctccaaaattggaagatcccgacgctttcacaatcccttgcactattggaagcgccgactttgccaaagctctatgtgatctaggggcgagtatcaacttgatgccctactcggtgttAAAAACTTTAGGAAttaggaaaccaagacccacatctatgaggttataA